Within Dysosmobacter sp. Marseille-Q4140, the genomic segment AGGAACCGCTCGATGCCCAGGTAGATGGCCTGGGCCTTCTCAGTGCCCATGTGGCGGATGGGACAGTCCACCAGCTTGAGGCCCGCCTGGATGGCCCGCTTGCGGATCTCCTTGCGCTCGGCCTCATGCTCCAGACCCTCGATGTGGGTGTCCGCGCCGAACTCCAGGTAGATCTGGTCGGCGTAGTGGATGGTCTCCTGGGCCAGGTCCTCGCCGATCAGGGTGGGCAGGTCGCCGCCCACCTCGTAGCTCAGGGACAGCTTGCCGTCGGAGAAGGCGCCGGCGCCGGAAAAGCCGGTGGTGATGTGGCAGTAGGGCTTGCAGTTCATGCATTTGCGGGTCTTATCCTTGGGACAGTGGCGCTTTTCCACCGGCTGTCCCTTCTCCACCATGACGATCTTCTGGCGGCTGCCTTTCTTGATCATCTCCAGGGCGGTGAAGATACCGGCGGGGCCGGCGCCGACGATGACAACATCTGCGTTCATAGGGACGTTCTCCTTTTTCTCTCGTTTTCCTCTTTATTTCGCCGACAGGTCCGCCTGGCGCCGCAGCAGCGACCAGGCCGGCACCGGCCGGGGCAGTTTCATATGAAAGACGGAGCCCGGGGTCCGGGGCTCGGTCAGGGGGGCGCCGTCGGCGTCAGTCATCTCCGGCACCGTCAGGGCAAAGGGCCGCGTGTCTGGTCCCACCACCTCCACCGTGTCTCCCGCGCGGAACTTGTTGCGCAGGGACAGTGTGGCGTTGCCCTCGCCGTCGCAGTCCGTGACCAGGGCGATCACCTGCCACTGCCTGATATACCGGGAGGTGTCGTAGTACTGGCCCGGCGGGCCGTAGTAGAAGCCGGTGGAGTAGGGGCGGTGGCTCACATGCTCCACCTCGTCCCGCCAGACGCCGTCCAGGGGCTCCCCCGCCGCCGCGGCGTCCAGGCAGTGGCGGTAGGCGCCGGTCACGATGGCGGCGTAGTAGGCGGACTTGGCCCGGCCCTCGATCTTCAGGCTGGTGAGCCCCGCGTCCATAAGATCGTCCAGGTGGTCGATCATGCACATGTCCCGGGAGTTTAAGATGTAGCTGCCCTGGCCGTCCTCCTCGATGGGGAAGTACTCGCCGGGGCGCTTCTCCTCCATCAGGGCGTAGTGGTAGCGGCAGGGCTGGGCGCAGGCGCCGCGGCTGGAGTCCCGGCCGGTCATGTAGTTGGAGAGCAGGCACCGGCCGGAGTAGCTGACGCACATGGCGCCGTGGACGAAGGCCTCGATCTCCAGTTCTTCCGGCGTCCTGTCCCGGATGGTGCGGATCTCCTCCAGGCTCAGTTCCCGGGCCAGGATCACCCGGGAGGCGCCCAGGTCGTACCAGGCCCGGGCGGTGACGGGGTTGCAGATGCTGGCCTGGGTGGAGATGTGCCGGGCGCAGCGGGGGGCGTACTTCCCCGCCAGGGTGAAGGCGCCCAGGTCCGCCACGATCACCGCGTCCACCCCGGCGTCGTTGAGCAGCTCCAGGTGGGCCGGAAGGCCCTCCACTTCGTCGCAGCGGGGCATGGTGTTGATGGTGCAGTGGACCTTCACGCCGTGGCTGTGGGCCAGGGCGACGGCGGTGCGGAGCTCCTCGTCGGTGAAGTTCCCGGCGAAGGCCCGCATACCGTAGCTCTGCCCGGCCAGATACACCGCGTCGGCGCCGTAGCGGACGGCCATCTCCAGCCGCTCCATATCGCCCGCCGGAGCCAGCAGCTCCGGCGGGCGCCGCTTACCCGGCATACTGGCCGCTGGCAAGGAAGGCGTTGTGCTCTGCCAGCGTGGTGGAGAAGTGGTGCTTGCCGTCGGTGCCCAGGGCGTAGTAGTAGTAATTGGTCTCAGCCGGGTCCAGGGCAGCCTGGATGGAAGCTAGGCCCGGGTTGGAGATGGGCGTGGGCGGCAGGCCCTTGTTCTTGTAGAGGTTGTAGGGGGAGTCCACGGCCTTGTCCTCGTTGGTGATGGCCCCCTCGTGATCCGGCAGGGCGTAGAGCAGCGACGCGTCGATCTGCAGCAGGCCAGCGGTCTCATAGGAGGTGTTGTTCAGACGGTTGTAGATGACCGAAGCGATGTTGGCCTGGTCGGAGCCGTCGGTCTCCTCCTCGATCAACGAGGCGATGGTGATGATCTCCTCCAGGGAATACTTGGAGGCCTCCACCTGCTCCATGCCGTCGCTGCCCAGACGGCTGACAAAGTTGGAGATCAGCTTGTTCAGGGCGTCCTTGGCGTTGTGCCCCACATAGAACTCATAGGTGTCCGGGAAGAGGTAGCCCTCCAGCCTGGAGAGGTCCTCGCTGTTGTTGTCGATGAAATCGTAGTCGAAGGTGGCGGTCTGGGCGGCCTCGGTCAGGGCCTCCTCGGTGTTGACACCCTTCTCCGCCAGCAGCGCGATGGTCTGGCGGACCGTGTAGCCCTCGGGGATGGTGACGGTGACGGTCTCGGCGTTGAGGTTGCCGGAGGAGCTGTGCATCCCCACGATCAGCGCCCGGTAGTCCATGTCGGTGTTGAGCGTATAGGTACCGATGCCGATTTTTTCATCGGCGCCGGAGAAGGCGGCAAAAATGCGGAAAAACCACTTGTACTTGATCAGCCCGGCCTCCTGGAGCTTATCCGCCACGTCGCCCATGGAGTCCTCGGCGGTCACTTCCACAGTCACCTCCTCAATGGCACCCCGGTTGAAGGCGCACAGATCACAGGCCAGCAGCCAGCCCACCCCCGCCAGCAGAGCGGAGATCAGCAGGACCAACAGGATATAGACGAAGGGGTTGATGCGGCGGCGCCGCCGTTTCCGGGGACGAGCCGTCCGTTTGGGCGCCGGCTGGCTCCGGCGGACCTGCTCGCTGTCCCAGCTGGCGGTATCACCCTTTTTGAAATCAGACATATGAACCTCCTGTTCTTCCCGCTCCGGCGGACCGAAGCGGCCAGAAATCCCTGTGTTTTTCCCCAGCGGGGGAAATTTTTCAATGGCCAGGCTCTCCCGGAGCCAACGGCGCATAGAATGTCTCAAAGCGAGGTGACAGACATGTGCTTCAACAACGGAAACAACAACTCCTGCCTGTGGATCATCCTCATCCTCATCGTGGTTTGCTGCTGCTGCGGCGGCTCCATGGGCGGCAGCAGCTGCGGCGGAAACTGCGGGTGCGGCTGCAATGACGGCTGCAACACCTGCTGCTAAGCCGGGCGGGGCGGAAACGGGGCGGAAACGCCCCGCTCTTCCCTGTCCCGTATTGGGACAGGCCTCACGGAAGCATTCCCACCAGGTCCCAGATCTCCCGGTGGATGTCCTCCGGCGGGCGGACGGTGCCATCCCGGTCGCAGCGGACCACGGTCCAGCCCAGCTGTCGGGCGATGGAACGGGCATTGTCCCGGCAGGCGCGGAGGTAGTCCTCATCCTGCTCATGGATGTCGGCATGGGTGCCGGTGGCCTGCTGGCGCTTGCGGAGCATGGCCTCGGACAGCTCCGTGGGCAGATCCAGGTAGATCACCAGATCCGGCGCCGGAAGGCCCATGCGGTGATACTCCAGGTCGAACAGCCAGCGCAGATATGCCTCCCGCTCCCCCGCCGGCAGCTTGGAGGCCTGATGGACGGCGTTGGAGGTGGTGTAGCGGTTGGCCAGGATCAGCTCCCCGGCCTCGTAGGCGCCGCCCCAGTCCTCCTTGTAGGAGGCGAAGCGGTCCACGGCGAACAGCACCGACGCGGCGTAGGCGTTCACGTCCCCGGCGTGGGCGCCCAGGGCGCCGTCCAGGTACAGCTTGGCCGGCTCGGCGAAGGGATTGCCGTACCGGGGAAAGTCGATCTCCCGGAAGGCGCGGCCCTCCCGCGCCAGATGCTGCGCCAGCAGACAGGCCTGGGTGGCCTTGCCGGAGCCGTCGGTCCCCTCCAGCACGATCAGCTTGCCCCTCATTTGCGTCTCCTCTCCTGCCGCACATGGACCAGAAACAGCGGCAGCTTCATCATCCGGCCAATCCGCCGGGGCTCCTTGCACAGGCGGTAGAACCACTCCAGCCCGTGGTCGGACCAGAACTTGGGGGCCCGGGCCACTACACCGGCGAACACGTCCAAGCTGCCGCCCAGGCCGCACAGCAGCGCCGCCCCGGTGGCCGCGCCGTTGGCGGCAATCCATTTCTCCTGCTTGGGCGCGCCCAGGCAGACAAACACGCAGTCGGCCCCGCTGCGGCGGATCTCCTCCGCCACCGGGCCGTCCTCCTTGAAGTAGCCGTCGCGGGTACCGGCGATGGTCAATCCCGGATACTGCGCCGTCAGCCGCTTTGCCGCCAGCTCCGCCACGCCGGGCTTGGCTCCCAGCAGGTACAGGGACTTGCCCCTCTCTGCCAGTTTCCCCATCAAATGCCCGGCAAATTCAATCCCGGGCGTTCTTTCTTTCAAGGGCGTACCCAGCATGGCGGCGCCCTTGATGACGCCGATGCCGTCCGCCAGCACCAGATCCGCGCCGTTGACGGCGGCCGCGGCCGCCCCGTCGGCCCGGCAGACCTCCACGATCTCCGGGTTGGGCGTCACCACATAGTGGGGCCCCGGCTGGTCCAGCAGCGCGCAGGCCCGATCCACGGCCTCCGCCATGGTTACATTGTCAAAGCCTACGCCCAAAACGTCGATCCGCATGGAATCACCTCGCAGCATACTCATACAGTTTTATAGTATAACACAATGAAAAACCTTTGTCCAATGTCAAATCGCCGCCGGTTTCTTCCGCTCCGGCAGCTGGGCCAGCACCACCGCCGCCAGCATCAGCACGCAGCCGAAGTACTCCTTTCCGCTCATCCGGTCTCCCAGGATCAGCGCTCCGGCCACCGTGGCGAACACGGACTCCAGGCTTAAAAGCAGCGACACCACCGTGGGGTTGGAGTCCTTCTGCGCCAGGATCTGAAGAGTATAGGCCACGCCGCTGGAAAACACGCCCACATACAAAATGGGACCCGCACAGCGGAGGATGGCGGACAGGCTGGGGTGCTCCGTGGCCAGCATCCCGATGACCGACAGCACCGTCACCACCAGGAACTGCCCGCAGGACATGTCCACGCCGTCCACCTTCTGGGTGAAGTGGTCGATGACCAGAATGTGGGCGGAGAAGCACACGGCGCACAGCAGGATATAGATGTCGCCGCTGCTGACCGTGAAGCCCTCGTTGATGCACAGACAGTACAGCCCCGCCACTGCCAGCACCACGCCCAGCCACACGGCCCTTGGCACACGGCGGCGGAACAGCAGCCCCGCCACCGGTACGATGACGATGTACAGCGCCGTGATGAACCCGGCCTTGCCGGAGGTGGTGGTCTCCAGCCCCTTCTGCTGGAGATTGGTCGCCAGGGTCAGCGCCGCGCCGCAGCACAGGCTTCCCAGCACCAGATCCCGCCGGGCGTGGGGCCGGGGCGCAGCGCTGCCGGCGAAGTCCCGCCGCCGCAGGCGCCGGAACACCGCGCTGAGAATCAGCAAAAATACAAAGGCCACGGCCGCCCGGACGGCGTTGAAGGTGAAGGGCTCCACATAGTCCGCACTGACGCTCTGGGCCACAAAGGCCGTGCCCCAGATCAAAGCGGCCAGCACCGGAAAGACATTCTGACGGATTTGATTGCTTTTCATCGCTCTTGCTCCCATACTCGTTCCATGGTAAAATAAAGCATCGTTCCGCCCTTCCGTCCCCTGCGGGGACGAACGGGCACGACGGGTCGTATTTTAACACCGAGGTGAGAAAATGGCAAGGCTTTGCAGGGAATTCTATCTCCAGGACACCCTCTCCGCGGCGCAGGCGCTGCTGGGAAAGTGTCTGGTCCGCCGGCTGGACGGGGAGCTGCTGGCGGTGCGGATCACGGAGACGGAGGGCTACATCGGCCGGTGCGACAAGGCCTGCCACGCCTTTGGCTACCGCCGCACTGCCCGGACCGACACCCTCTTCCGCCAGGCAGGCACCGCCTATATCTACTTCATCTACGGGATGTACCACTGCCTGAACTTCGTCACGGAGCCGGAGGGCGAGCCCGCCGCGGTGCTGATCCGCGCCGGGGAGCCCCTGGCGGGAGTAGAGACCATCCGGCGTCTGCGCTTCGGAGACAAGCCACTGACCTCCTATCGGAGGAAGAATTTTCTCAACGGTCCCGGCAAACTCTGCAAAGGGCTGTCCCTTACCCGAGCGCAGAACGGCCTGGACCTGGTGACGGACGGTGAACTGTTTGTCTGCGACGGCCCGGAGGACCTGGGCCTCCCTGCTCCGGCGCCGGTCAGGGAGCGGATGCGCTGCGGGCCCCGGATCGGGGTGGACTACGCGGAGGAGGCCCGGGACTTCCCCTGGCGCTTCTGGCTGGAAAAGGAGGAGTGAGCCTTGCTGCTATTTGATATGGACGGGACGCTGATCGACTCCAACGGCGTGTGGAAGGATGTGGACCGGACCTTCCTGGCCCGCCGGGGCCTTTCCTACACCCACGCCTACTACGAGGGCGTGGCCCACACGATCCTGCCCCTGGCAGCCAAATTCACCAGGGAGTACTGCCATCTCAGCGAGTCCTGCGAGGACATCATCGCCGAGTGGATGGACCTGGCCAAGGACGCCTACGTCCATGTGGCGGTGAAGCCCGGCGTCCGGGCGTACCTGAAGCAGTGCCGGGCGGAGGGCCGGTCCATGGCGGTGGTGACCTCCAGCGTGCCGGAGCACTGCCGCACCGCCCTGGAGCGGCTGGACCTGATGAAGTACTTCGACCGCGTCACCTTCGCCCAC encodes:
- a CDS encoding U32 family peptidase, giving the protein MPGKRRPPELLAPAGDMERLEMAVRYGADAVYLAGQSYGMRAFAGNFTDEELRTAVALAHSHGVKVHCTINTMPRCDEVEGLPAHLELLNDAGVDAVIVADLGAFTLAGKYAPRCARHISTQASICNPVTARAWYDLGASRVILARELSLEEIRTIRDRTPEELEIEAFVHGAMCVSYSGRCLLSNYMTGRDSSRGACAQPCRYHYALMEEKRPGEYFPIEEDGQGSYILNSRDMCMIDHLDDLMDAGLTSLKIEGRAKSAYYAAIVTGAYRHCLDAAAAGEPLDGVWRDEVEHVSHRPYSTGFYYGPPGQYYDTSRYIRQWQVIALVTDCDGEGNATLSLRNKFRAGDTVEVVGPDTRPFALTVPEMTDADGAPLTEPRTPGSVFHMKLPRPVPAWSLLRRQADLSAK
- the mltG gene encoding endolytic transglycosylase MltG, producing the protein MSDFKKGDTASWDSEQVRRSQPAPKRTARPRKRRRRRINPFVYILLVLLISALLAGVGWLLACDLCAFNRGAIEEVTVEVTAEDSMGDVADKLQEAGLIKYKWFFRIFAAFSGADEKIGIGTYTLNTDMDYRALIVGMHSSSGNLNAETVTVTIPEGYTVRQTIALLAEKGVNTEEALTEAAQTATFDYDFIDNNSEDLSRLEGYLFPDTYEFYVGHNAKDALNKLISNFVSRLGSDGMEQVEASKYSLEEIITIASLIEEETDGSDQANIASVIYNRLNNTSYETAGLLQIDASLLYALPDHEGAITNEDKAVDSPYNLYKNKGLPPTPISNPGLASIQAALDPAETNYYYYALGTDGKHHFSTTLAEHNAFLASGQYAG
- a CDS encoding thymidylate kinase, encoding MRGKLIVLEGTDGSGKATQACLLAQHLAREGRAFREIDFPRYGNPFAEPAKLYLDGALGAHAGDVNAYAASVLFAVDRFASYKEDWGGAYEAGELILANRYTTSNAVHQASKLPAGEREAYLRWLFDLEYHRMGLPAPDLVIYLDLPTELSEAMLRKRQQATGTHADIHEQDEDYLRACRDNARSIARQLGWTVVRCDRDGTVRPPEDIHREIWDLVGMLP
- a CDS encoding WecB/TagA/CpsF family glycosyltransferase — protein: MRIDVLGVGFDNVTMAEAVDRACALLDQPGPHYVVTPNPEIVEVCRADGAAAAAVNGADLVLADGIGVIKGAAMLGTPLKERTPGIEFAGHLMGKLAERGKSLYLLGAKPGVAELAAKRLTAQYPGLTIAGTRDGYFKEDGPVAEEIRRSGADCVFVCLGAPKQEKWIAANGAATGAALLCGLGGSLDVFAGVVARAPKFWSDHGLEWFYRLCKEPRRIGRMMKLPLFLVHVRQERRRK
- a CDS encoding DMT family transporter, which translates into the protein MKSNQIRQNVFPVLAALIWGTAFVAQSVSADYVEPFTFNAVRAAVAFVFLLILSAVFRRLRRRDFAGSAAPRPHARRDLVLGSLCCGAALTLATNLQQKGLETTTSGKAGFITALYIVIVPVAGLLFRRRVPRAVWLGVVLAVAGLYCLCINEGFTVSSGDIYILLCAVCFSAHILVIDHFTQKVDGVDMSCGQFLVVTVLSVIGMLATEHPSLSAILRCAGPILYVGVFSSGVAYTLQILAQKDSNPTVVSLLLSLESVFATVAGALILGDRMSGKEYFGCVLMLAAVVLAQLPERKKPAAI
- a CDS encoding DNA-3-methyladenine glycosylase, giving the protein MARLCREFYLQDTLSAAQALLGKCLVRRLDGELLAVRITETEGYIGRCDKACHAFGYRRTARTDTLFRQAGTAYIYFIYGMYHCLNFVTEPEGEPAAVLIRAGEPLAGVETIRRLRFGDKPLTSYRRKNFLNGPGKLCKGLSLTRAQNGLDLVTDGELFVCDGPEDLGLPAPAPVRERMRCGPRIGVDYAEEARDFPWRFWLEKEE
- a CDS encoding HAD-IA family hydrolase, with the protein product MLLFDMDGTLIDSNGVWKDVDRTFLARRGLSYTHAYYEGVAHTILPLAAKFTREYCHLSESCEDIIAEWMDLAKDAYVHVAVKPGVRAYLKQCRAEGRSMAVVTSSVPEHCRTALERLDLMKYFDRVTFAHDLGLEKKEPAIWLAAAKAAGVEPEACTVFDDSLSACRGARAAKMRVVGVYDPFFARDEGAMRGFCDVYIKSFQELLWMPEQREEQRRRRS